One Setaria italica strain Yugu1 chromosome I, Setaria_italica_v2.0, whole genome shotgun sequence DNA window includes the following coding sequences:
- the LOC101763010 gene encoding translation initiation factor IF-2, chloroplastic-like: MKLLVIGGIAGAAADDEAANGISVEAPTFTDGVPSPVDGAAAVATGTSAEGAISGALGVGEVPEGAAIGEVGRNVNGRRRRRTGGLRKALEGEEGLCAEEGRRNIAQFLKKCWQVIGLNNVPLAGDEFEVVDNLDVARERANERAGTLDIERISAKAGEGKVTLSSIAASVSSAKQAGIDTHGLNVILKVDFQGTIEAIRQAIQVLPQENVSLRFLLQAPGDVSVSDVDLAVASEGIIFGFNVKAPGLVKNYAKKKSVEIRLYKVIYDLIDDLRNAMEGLLEPAEEEVPIGTAKVRAIFSCGSGKVAGCMITTGKVVQDCNVRVLRKGEEVYVGSLDSLRRVKETVKEVGAGLECGIGVDDFDEWEEGDVVEAFNTVKKARTLEEASATVTAALKDAGVQL; encoded by the exons atgaagctcctcgtaatcggcgggATCGCTGgtgcagctgcagatgatgaagccgccaatgggatctcggTTGAAGCCCCAACTTTCACTGACGGAGTTCCTTctcccgtcgatggagccgccgccgttgctacTGGAACCTCCGCCGAAGGCGCCATCTCCGGAGCTTTGGGcgttggtgaagtgcctgaaggtgccgcaaTTGGAGAAGTAGGAAGGAATGTGAATGGAAGGAGGCGCCGGAGAACTGGAGGACTAAGGAAAGCgctggagggagaagaaggccTGTGCGCTGAggaaggaagac GTAACATTGCCCAG TTTCTCAAAAAATGTTGGCAGGTTATTGGCCTGAATAATGTTCCCCTTGCTGGTGATGAATTTGAGGTTGTTGACAACCTTGATGTTGCACGTGAAAGGGCGAATGAGCGTGCTGGAACACTGGATATAGAAAGGATATCTGCAAAAGCTGGTGAAGGGAAAGTCACACTCTCATCAATTGCAGCATCAGTTTCATCTGCAAAGCAAGCTGGAATTGATACACATGGGCTAAATGTCATCCTAAAAGTTGATTTTCAG GGTACGATTGAGGCCATTAGGCAAGCTATCCAGGTGCTACCACAAGAAAATGTCTCTCTGAGGTTCCTACTTCAAGCTCCTGGTGATGTGAGTGTTAGCGATGTTGATCTGGCTGTTGCTTCGGAAGGAATTATATTTGGCTTTAATGTCAAAGCTCCAGGATTAGTTAAAAACTATGCTAAGAAGAAAAGTGTTGAAATTCGGCTGTACAAGGTGATCTATGatttgattgatgatttgcgGAATGCCATGGAAGGTCTTCTTGAACCTGCTGAG GAGGAAGTACCAATTGGTACTGCGAAGGTTCGAGCTATTTTCAGTTGTGGGAGTGGCAAGGTAGCAGGTTGCATGATTACTACAGGAAAAGTTGTTCAAGATTGCAATGTCCGGGTCCTTCGTAAAGGGGAAGAAGTATATGTGGGCTCACTTGATTCCTTGAGAAGGGTGAAAGAAACTGTTAAGGAG GTTGGTGCAGGGCTAGAGTGTGGTATTGGGGTAGATGACTTTGATGAATGGGAGGAAGGCGATGTTGTAGAAGCATTCAACACTGTAAAAAAGGCAAGAACCCTTGAGGAAGCCTCTGCAACCGTGACTGCTGCTCTTAAGGATGCAGGCGTCCAGCTGTAG